In one window of Gossypium arboreum isolate Shixiya-1 chromosome 4, ASM2569848v2, whole genome shotgun sequence DNA:
- the LOC108460199 gene encoding clathrin heavy chain 1-like — translation MAAANAPIAMKEVLTLPSIGISPQFITFTNVTMESDKYICVRETAPQNSVVIIDMNMPMQPLRRPITADSALMNPNSRILALKAQLPGTTQDHLQIFNIEMKAKMKSHQMPEQVVFWKWISPKLLGLVTLTSVYHWSIEGDSEPVKMFERTANLVNNQIINYKCDPSEKWLVLIGIAPGAPEKPQLVKGNMQLFSVDQQRSQALEAHAASFAQFKVPGNENPSILISFATKSFNAGQITSKLHVIELGAQPGKPSFSKKQADLFFPPDFQDDFPVAMQISHKYGLIFVITKLGLLFVYDLETASAVYRNRISPDPIFLTSEASAAGGFYAINRRGQVLLATVNEATIVPFVSGQLNNLELAVNLAKRGNLPGAENLVVQRFQELFAQTKYKEAAELAAESPQGILRTPDTVAKFQSVPVQAGQTPPLLQYFGTLLTRGKLNAFESLELSRLVVNQNKKNLLENWLAEDKLECSEELGDLVKTVDNDLALKIYIKARATPKVVAAFAERREFDKILIYSKQVGYTPDYLFLLQTILRTDPQGAVNFALMMSQMEGGCPVDYNTITDLFLQRNLIREATAFLLDVLKPNLPEHAFLQTKVLEINLVTFPNVADAILANGMFTHYDRPRIAQLCEKAGLFVRALQHYTELPDIKRVIVNTHAIEPQSLVEFFGTLSREWALECMKDLLLVNLRGNLQIIVQVAKEYCEQLGVDACIKLFEQFKSYEGLYFFLGSYLSSSEDPDIHFKYIEAAAKTGQIKEVERVTRESNFYDAEKTKNFLMEAKLPDARPLINVCDRFGFVPDLTHYLYTNNMLRYIEGYVQKVNPGNAPLVVGQLLDDECPEDFIKGLILSVRSLLPVEPLVEECEKRNRLRLLTQFLEHLVSEGSQDVHVHNALGKIIIDSNNNPEHFLTTNPYYDSRVVGKYCEKRDPTLAVVAYRRGQCDDELINVTNKNSLFKLQARYVVERMDGDLWEKVLNPENEYRRQLIDQVVSTALPESKSPEQVSATVKAFMTADLPHELIELLEKIVLQNSAFSGNFNLQNLLILTAIKADPSRVMDYINRLDNFDGPAVGEVAVEAQLYEEAFAIFKKFNLNVQAVNVLLDNIRSIDRAVEFAFRVEEDAVWSQVAKAQLREGLVSDAIESFIRADDATQFLDVIGASEDADVYSDLVRYLLMVRQKVKEPKVDSELIYAYAKTDRLGEIEEFILMPNVANLQNVGDRLFDEALYEAAKIIFAFISNWAKLAVTLVRLKQFQGAVDAARKANSAKTWKEVCFACVDAEEFRLAQICGLNVIIQVDDLEEVSEYYQNRGCFNELISLMESGLGLERAHMGIFTELGVLYARYRAEKLMEHIKLFSTRLNIPKLIRACDEQQHWKELTYLYIQYDEFDNAATTVMNHSPEAWDHMQFKDIIVKVASVELYYKAVHFYLQEHPDLINDMLNVLVLRVDHTRVVDIMRKAGHLRLVKPYMVAVQSNNVSAVNEALNEIYVEEEDYDRLRESIDLHDNFDQIGLAQKIEKHELLEMRRVAAYIYKKAGRWKQSIALSKKDSLYKDAMETASQSGDRELAEELLVYFIEQGKNECFAACLFVCYDLIRPDVALEMAWVNNMIDFTFPFLLQFIREYTGKVDELIKDKIEAQKDVKAKEQEEKEVIAQQNMYAQLLPLALPAPPMPGMGGGFAPPPPMGGGMGMPPMPPYGMPQMGSY, via the exons ATGGCGGCCGCAAACGCTCCCATCGCCATGAAGGAGGTCTTAACT TTGCCAAGCATTGGCATTAGTCCTCAATTTATCACATTCACGAACGTAACTATGGAATCTGATAAGTATATTTGTGTGAGAGAAACCGCGCCGCAAAACAGTGTTGTGATTATCGATATGAACATGCCGATGCAGCCGTTGAGACGGCCTATTACAGCGGACTCCGCTCTTATGAATCCGAATTCTAGAATCCTTGCTTTGAAAG CTCAACTACCAGGAACAACTCAAGATCATTTGCAAATATTTAACATAGAGATGAAAGCAAAAATGAAATCCCATCAGATGCCTGAACAG GTTGTATTTTGGAAATGGATTAGCCCAAAATTGCTTGGCCTGGTAACACTGACCTCTGTGTATCATTGGTCAATTGAAG GTGATTCTGAGCCAGTTAAGATGTTTGAGAGAACAGCTAATTTAGTGAACAATCAGATCATAAACTATAAGTGTGATCCTTCGGAGAAGTGGTTGGTTTTGATCGGAATTGCCCCTGGTGCACCTGAG AAGCCACAATTGGTTAAGGGGAACATGCAACTTTTCTCTGTTGATCAGCAGCGTAGTCAAGCTCTTGAAGCACATGCTGCTTCATTCGCTCAGTTTAAG GTTCCAGGAAATGAGAATCCTTCTATTCTTATTTCATTTGCCACTAAGAGTTTTAATGCCGGTCAGATTACATCAAAGTTGCATGTAATTGAGCTTGGTGCCCAGCCAG GTAAGCCGTCGTTTTCAAAGAAACAAGCAGATCTATTCTTCCCGCCAGATTTTCAAGATGATTTTCCAGTTGCAATGCAG ATATCCCACAAATATGGTTTGATCTTTGTTATTACCAAGCTTGGGCTGCTGTTTGTTTATGATTTAGAGACAGCATCTGCTGTATACAGAAACAGGATCAGTCCAGATCCAATATTTTTAACATCTGAAGCTTCTGCTGCTGGAGGGTTTTATGCCATAAATAGGCGAGGTCAGGTGTTGTTGGCAACTGTAAATGAAGCAACAATAGTGCCATTTGTTAGCGGTCAA TTGAACAATTTGGAGCTTGCCGTCAATCTGGCTAAAAGAGGAAACCTTCCGGGTGCAGAGAACTTG GTTGTCCAACGTTTTCAAGAATTGTTTGCTCAGACAAAGTATAAAGAAGCTGCTGAGCTTGCTGCAGAGTCTCCACAAGGGATACTTCGCACACCTGATACAGTTGCCAAGTTTCAG AGTGTCCCTGTGCAAGCTGGGCAGACTCCGCCGCTGTTGCAGTACTTTGGTACCCTTTTAACAAGAGGAAAACTCAATGCATTTGAGTCATTGGAATTATCTCGGCTTGTGGTTAACCAAAACAAGAAGAACCTTCTGGAGAATTGGTTGGCTGAAGATAAATTGGAATGTAGTGAGGAACTTGGAGACCTTGTGAAG ACTGTGGATAATGATCTTGCGctgaaaatatatattaaagcTAGGGCAACTCCGAAAGTTGTTGCAGCTTTTGCTGAACGTAGGGAGTTTGACAAGATCTTGATTTACTCAAAGCAG GTTGGGTACACTCCTGACTACTTGTTCCTTCTGCAAACAATTCTCCGTACAGATCCACAG GGAGCTGTTAACTTTGCATTGATGATGTCTCAAATGGAGGGAGGTTGTCCAGTTGATTACAACACCATCACTGATCTTTTTCTTCAG AGGAATTTGATACGGGAGGCTACTGCATTTCTATTAGATGTTTTGAAGCCAAATCTGCCAGAGCATGCTTTTCTACAAACTAAG GTCTTGGAAATCAATCTAGTAACTTTTCCAAATGTAGCTGATGCCATCTTAGCAAATGGAATGTTCACTCACTACGATCGTCCCCGAATTGCACAACTATGTGAAAAAGCTGGTCTCTTTGTGCGAGCTCTTCAg CATTACACTGAGTTGCCCGATATTAAACGTGTCATCGTGAATACACATGCTATAGAGCCACAG TCACTTGTTGAATTTTTTGGAACACTTTCACGAGAATGGGCTTTGGAGTGCATGAAGGACCTTTTGTTGGTTAATCTAAGAGGCAATCTTCAAATAATCGTTCAG GTTGCCAAAGAGTACTGTGAGCAGTTGGGTGTTGATGCTTGCATAAAACTTTTTGAGCAATTTAAGTCATATGAAGGATTGTACTTTTTCCTGGGCTCCTATTTGAGCTCAAG TGAGGATCCTGATATACACTTCAAGTACATTGAGGCAGCTGCTAAAACTGGTCAAATCAAGGAGGTTGAGCGTGTAACCAGGGAATCAAATTTTTATGATGCTGAGAAGACAAAGAACTTCCTAATGGAGGCCAAGCTTCCTGATGCAAGGCCCCTAATTAATGTTTGTGATCGATTTGGGTTTGTTCCTGATCTCACTCACTACCTCTACACAAATAACATGCTCCGGTACATTGAAGGGTATGTTCAGAAG GTGAACCCAGGGAATGCTCCTTTGGTAGTGGGGCAATTGCTAGATGATGAATGCCCTGAAGATTTTATAAAGGGTCTCATTCTCTCAGTCCGTTCTCTGCTTCCAGTTGAGCCCCTTGTGGAGGAATGTGAGAAAAG AAATCGCCTTCGTTTGCTTACACAGTTTTTGGAGCATCTTGTGAGTGAGGGAAGCCAAGATGTGCATGTTCACAATGCTCTGGGAAAAATCATCATTGACAGCAATAACAATCCAGAGCACTTCCTCACAACCAATCCTTACTATGATTCTAGGGTGGTTGGTAAGTACTGTGAGAAGCGTGATCCCACTCTGGCAGTTGTGGCTTACAGAAGAGGACAATGTGATGATGAACTTATCAATGTCACTAATAAGAACTCATTATTCAAATTGCAGGCTAG GTATGTTGTTGAGAGAATGGATGGTGATCTTTGGGAGAAGGTTCTAAATCCTGAAAATGAATATAGAAGACAGCTAATTGATCAGGTTGTGTCAACTGCTTTGCCAGAAAGCAAGAGTCCAGAACAAGTTTCTGCAACTGTTAAAGCTTTCATGACAGCTGACCTGCCCCATGAACTGATTGAGCTTCTTGAGAAGATTGTGCTCCAAAACTCTGCATTCAGTGGGAACTTCAATCTGCAAAATCTACTTATTTTGACAGCTATTAAGGCAGATCCATCTAGAGTCATGGATTATATCAATAGGCTAGATAATTTTGATGGACCTGCAGTTGGAGAAGTGGCTGTGGAAGCCCAACTATATGAAGAAGCTTTTGCGATTTTCAAAAAGTTCAACTTAAATGTTCAGGCTGTCAATGTTTTATTGGATAACATTAGAAGCATTGATCGGGCAGTGGAATTTGCATTTAGAGTCGAAGAAGATGCTGTTTGGAGTCAGGTGGCAAAGGCACAACTGAGGGAGGGGCTGGTTAGTGATGCAATTGAATCGTTTATTCGTGCAGATGATGCTACTCAGTTCCTTGATGTTATCGGAGCTTCTGAGGATGCAGATGTCTACTCTGATCTGGTGAGGTATCTTCTGATGGTTAGGCAGAAGGTCAAGGAGCCCAAGGTGGACAGTGAACTCATTTACGCCTATGCTAAGACTGATAGACTGGGAGAAATTGAAGAATTCATTCTCATGCCAAACGTTGCTAATCTTCAAAATGTTGGTGATCGCTTGTTTGATGAAGCCCTATATGAGGCCGCAAAAATAATATTTGCTTTTATATCGAACTGGGCCAAGTTGGCTGTTACACTGGTGAGGCTTAAACAATTCCAGGGTGCTGTTGATGCAGCACGAAAAGCAAACAGTGCCAAGACATGGAAAGAGGTTTGCTTTGCTTGTGTTGATGCAGAGGAATTCCGATTGGCACAGATATGTGGTCTGAACGTTATTATACAG GTGGATGACTTGGAAGAAGTCAGTGAATACTATCAGAATAGAGGATGCTTCAATGAGTTAATCTCTCTCATGGAGAGTGGTTTAGGATTGGAACGTGCACACATGGGGATCTTTACTGAGTTGGGAGTTCTGTATGCCAGATATCGTGCAGAGAAGCTTATGGAGCACATTAAGTTGTTCTCTACTCGTCTCAATATTCCCAAGCTGATAAGAGCATGTGATGAGCAGCAGCACTGGAAGGAACTTACCTACTTATATATCCAATATGATGAGTTTGATAATGCTGCAACTACTGTGATGAACCACTCTCCTGAGGCATGGGATCATATGCAGTTCAAAGATATCATAGTCAAAGTTGCTAGTGTTGAGCTATATTACAAGGCTGTCCACTTTTACTTGCAAGAGCATCCTGATCTCATCAATGATATGCTAAATGTGCTTGTGCTTCGTGTGGATCATACTCGTGTTGTTGACATTATGAGAAAG GCGGGTCATCTGCGTCTGGTGAAGCCATATATGGTTGCTGTTCAGAGCAACAATGTATCAGCAGTAAATGAAGCGTTGAATGAGATTTATGTAGAGGAAGAAGATTATGATAGATTGAGAGAATCTATTGACTTGCATGATAACTTTGATCAGATTGGCCTTGCTCAAAAG ATTGAGAAACATGAGCTACTTGAGATGAGACGTGTTgccgcatacatatacaaaaAGGCGGGCAGATGGAAGCAGTCCATTGCCTTGTCAAAGAAAGACAGCCTTTACAAAGATGCTATGGAAACTGCTTCACAGTCTGGTGATCGTGAACTTGCTGAGGAGTTGCTTGTTTACTTCATTGAGCAG GGCAAGAATGAATGTTTTGCGGCATGCCTCTTTGTCTGTTATGACTTAATTCGACCAGATGTTGCTCTTGAAATGGCCTGGGTTAACAATATGATAGACTTCACATTCCCGTTCCTGTTGCAG TTTATCCGTGAATATACCGGCAAAGTTGATGAACTTATCAAGGATAAGATCGAGGCTCAAAAGGACGTAAAGGCTAAAGAGCAAGAAGAGAAGGAGGTCATTGCACAACAG AACATGTATGCGCAGTTGCTACCTCTTGCCTTGCCAGCACCTCCAATGCCAGGAATGGGAGGAGGTTTTGCTCCTCCACCACCTATGGGGGGAGGAATGGGAATGCCTCCGATGCCACCATACGGTATGCCACAAATGGGCAGCTATTAA